Proteins from a single region of Caloramator sp. E03:
- a CDS encoding D-alanyl-D-alanine carboxypeptidase family protein, translating to MKYKKAILLFIILIYFCSFTYSPKKDINLKCLSGVVIDQDSGRILYSKNGDMVLPMASTTKIMTAIIAIEKSNLNELVTISDKAVSIKGSVVGYKKGEKITIEELLYGLILRSGNDAAIAIAEHISGSVEAFSKLMTDKAFEIGAYNTSFKSPHGLDMENHYTTAIDLARITAYAMKDETFVKISSTKYVDSGESGKFTRSYNSINKFLYQYPNSDGVKTGYTGKAGKCFVASVKNPYGRFICVVLNSSDRWRDAAQLVDYAAKNYKYVKILGKDELVKSFKVYGGDYKYIAGKIEKDLYIPVKEDEMDSLKIEVYAPSVLFSPIKENEIVGNVVVYVKDYIVGKYPVFSDREVKRKNFAQELKKLIEKIAKMR from the coding sequence ATGAAATATAAAAAAGCTATTTTACTTTTTATTATTTTAATATATTTTTGTAGCTTTACTTATAGCCCTAAAAAAGATATAAACTTAAAATGCCTCTCAGGTGTAGTAATAGATCAAGACTCGGGAAGAATATTGTATTCAAAAAATGGGGATATGGTTCTTCCAATGGCAAGTACTACAAAGATTATGACAGCAATTATTGCGATTGAAAAAAGCAATCTTAATGAATTAGTAACTATTTCAGATAAAGCAGTTTCAATAAAAGGTTCTGTTGTTGGTTATAAAAAAGGGGAAAAAATAACTATTGAAGAACTTTTATATGGTCTTATACTCCGCTCCGGTAATGATGCTGCCATTGCAATTGCAGAGCATATATCAGGTAGTGTTGAAGCTTTTTCAAAACTTATGACAGACAAGGCTTTTGAAATAGGAGCATATAATACAAGCTTCAAAAGCCCCCATGGACTTGATATGGAAAATCACTACACAACTGCAATTGATCTTGCAAGGATAACAGCTTATGCAATGAAGGATGAAACCTTTGTAAAAATATCTTCTACAAAGTATGTAGATTCTGGAGAGAGTGGAAAATTCACAAGGAGTTATAATAGTATAAATAAATTTTTATATCAATATCCAAATTCAGATGGAGTAAAAACAGGTTATACAGGAAAAGCTGGAAAATGTTTTGTTGCATCAGTTAAAAATCCCTATGGAAGATTTATCTGTGTAGTATTAAATAGTAGTGATAGATGGAGGGATGCAGCACAGCTTGTAGATTATGCAGCAAAAAACTATAAATATGTAAAAATACTTGGAAAAGATGAACTTGTAAAATCTTTCAAGGTATATGGAGGAGATTATAAATATATAGCTGGCAAAATTGAAAAGGATTTATATATACCTGTAAAGGAAGATGAAATGGATAGTTTAAAGATAGAAGTATACGCACCTTCGGTTCTATTTTCACCAATCAAAGAAAATGAAATAGTTGGGAATGTAGTAGTTTATGTAAAGGATTATATAGTTGGTAAATATCCTGTCTTTAGTGATAGAGAGGTTAAAAGAAAGAATTTTGCACAGGAACTTAAAAAGTTGATAGAAAAAATAGCGAAAATGAGGTAA
- the ytfJ gene encoding GerW family sporulation protein, producing MEHPIEGLMKTTLDNLKQMIDVNTIVGDAVETQDGTVIIPISKVSIGFISGGTEFKEEAAKGDENKKMPFGGGSGAGVSLQPVAFLVVKQDYVRLLPVAQAGSIERIIDNIPDFIDEIVTLFKKDKNKDEVKTEESTAFNAT from the coding sequence ATGGAGCATCCAATTGAGGGCTTAATGAAGACTACTCTTGATAATTTAAAACAGATGATTGATGTTAATACTATTGTAGGCGATGCAGTTGAAACTCAGGATGGTACTGTAATAATCCCAATTTCTAAGGTTAGTATAGGCTTTATATCAGGTGGCACAGAATTTAAAGAAGAAGCTGCAAAAGGAGATGAAAATAAAAAGATGCCCTTTGGAGGTGGAAGTGGAGCAGGAGTTTCACTTCAGCCTGTTGCTTTTCTTGTAGTAAAGCAAGATTATGTAAGATTGCTTCCAGTTGCTCAGGCAGGGTCTATTGAAAGAATAATAGATAACATACCTGATTTTATTGATGAAATTGTAACCTTGTTTAAAAAGGATAAAAATAAGGATGAAGTAAAAACAGAAGAAAGCACAGCATTTAATGCAACATAA
- the scpB gene encoding SMC-Scp complex subunit ScpB, translating into MEDFLMDFQFEDEQRLKGIIESVLFAAGDPVLIKDLAQIVGISEKRVEAIIEFLSEDYKAENRGLYIVRFNNKVQISTKPEYAAYVKKLVKQEGRQNLSQAALETLSIIAYRQPITRMEIDEIRGVRSDRAIATLIERGLIKENGRLDAPGRPILYCTTDDFLKYFGFKNIKELPELIEFNLAYEEK; encoded by the coding sequence ATGGAAGATTTCTTAATGGACTTTCAGTTTGAAGATGAACAGAGGCTTAAAGGGATAATAGAATCAGTTCTTTTTGCAGCAGGAGATCCTGTCTTAATAAAAGATTTAGCACAGATAGTAGGAATAAGCGAAAAAAGGGTTGAAGCTATAATAGAATTTTTATCTGAGGATTATAAAGCTGAAAATAGAGGACTTTATATAGTAAGATTTAATAATAAAGTGCAGATTTCAACAAAACCTGAATATGCTGCCTATGTGAAAAAGCTTGTAAAGCAAGAGGGAAGACAGAATCTCTCTCAAGCTGCTCTTGAAACTTTATCTATAATTGCATATAGACAGCCTATAACAAGGATGGAAATAGATGAAATAAGAGGGGTAAGGAGTGATAGGGCAATAGCTACTCTTATTGAAAGAGGACTTATAAAAGAAAATGGAAGGCTTGATGCTCCAGGAAGACCAATACTATATTGCACCACCGATGATTTTTTAAAGTATTTTGGATTTAAAAATATTAAAGAATTACCTGAACTTATTGAATTTAATTTAGCTTATGAGGAAAAATAA
- a CDS encoding segregation/condensation protein A codes for MSINIKLEMFEGPLDLLLHLIKKSEVDIYNIPIAEITDQYIAYLKAMEDLDLEIASEFLVMASTLLEIKSKMLLPRTSNKEDEESADVDPRQELVQKLVEYKKYKEFAEKLKEYEKSSIIFFKDPEIIDDIENKDIYFNNITVENLMKAYKNVINAYEKKFNKRSEIPKDIDYDEFKIEDKMEYIKSTIYSYKRVSFNKFFENAKSKLEIVVTFLAMLELIKLKIIRAIQYRNFEEIIIEGQDELWKIS; via the coding sequence ATGTCAATAAATATTAAACTTGAAATGTTTGAAGGTCCTTTAGACCTTCTTTTACACTTAATAAAAAAATCGGAAGTTGATATATATAACATACCTATTGCAGAGATTACGGACCAATATATTGCATATTTAAAGGCAATGGAGGATCTTGATCTTGAGATAGCAAGTGAATTTTTAGTTATGGCATCAACTCTTCTTGAGATTAAATCCAAAATGCTATTACCAAGGACAAGCAACAAGGAGGATGAGGAATCTGCAGATGTTGATCCAAGACAGGAACTTGTACAAAAACTTGTAGAGTATAAAAAGTATAAAGAGTTTGCAGAAAAACTAAAGGAATATGAAAAAAGCAGCATTATTTTTTTTAAGGATCCTGAAATAATAGATGATATTGAAAATAAGGATATATATTTCAATAATATTACAGTTGAAAACCTTATGAAGGCTTATAAAAATGTGATAAATGCTTATGAGAAAAAGTTTAATAAAAGAAGTGAAATACCAAAGGATATAGATTACGATGAGTTTAAGATTGAGGATAAGATGGAATATATTAAAAGCACTATATATTCCTATAAGAGAGTATCATTTAATAAGTTTTTTGAGAACGCAAAATCAAAACTTGAAATTGTAGTAACTTTTCTTGCAATGCTTGAACTTATAAAACTTAAGATTATAAGAGCTATTCAATACAGAAACTTTGAGGAAATCATAATAGAAGGGCAGGATGAGCTATGGAAGATTTCTTAA
- a CDS encoding site-2 protease family protein, translated as MFNYDIGQFLMTGIAIIISLSIHEYSHALISTLQGDDIPYRYGRLTLNPLAHIDPIGIISLFLFKFGWAKPVPISSRNYRNRRLGVILTSFAGPVSNIILAFFTALCFYLFNPTNEGIVYFLGELFTINTGLAVFNIIPIPPLDGSKIFGELFGGKVAEFIYGIERWGMFLIFALLWIPQVSYMLSFLIHIVKLYILKLVIMIV; from the coding sequence ATGTTTAATTATGATATAGGACAATTTTTAATGACAGGTATAGCAATAATTATATCCCTATCAATTCATGAGTATTCTCATGCATTGATATCCACTCTTCAAGGTGATGATATACCCTACAGATATGGAAGGCTGACTTTAAATCCACTTGCCCATATTGATCCAATAGGAATAATATCATTATTTTTATTTAAGTTTGGATGGGCAAAGCCTGTTCCAATCAGTTCAAGAAATTATAGGAATAGAAGATTAGGAGTAATACTTACATCTTTTGCAGGGCCGGTTTCAAATATTATACTTGCTTTTTTTACAGCTCTTTGCTTTTATTTGTTTAATCCAACAAATGAAGGGATTGTATATTTTTTAGGGGAACTATTTACAATAAATACAGGCCTTGCAGTTTTCAACATTATTCCCATTCCCCCTCTTGACGGCTCAAAGATATTTGGAGAGTTATTTGGAGGAAAAGTTGCTGAATTTATTTATGGAATTGAAAGATGGGGTATGTTTTTAATTTTTGCATTGCTTTGGATACCACAAGTGAGCTATATGTTATCTTTTTTAATTCACATAGTTAAATTATATATACTAAAACTTGTAATAATGATTGTATGA
- a CDS encoding CCA tRNA nucleotidyltransferase, whose protein sequence is MGFLNYEIVKTFSSIFELLNINGYLVGGAVRDILMGFEPIDFDFLSELDENEHYETTIKIAEILKCDFKYNSFFHTAKFFYKGFDVDFVMARSEKYLDTSSKPIIKSAGIIEDLKRRDFTINSIAVSLKDEKFEIIDPFNGIEDIKNKKLKILHKKSFKDDPTRIFRGIKYASRFEFDFEDKTKKSLEEALYRGYLLKLPRSRIRLEMESLFNEKNVLLSCAFLKRYKILESIIKSNIYIFTDYDKIKFSRLSFKDKLILIFYKNEEEVLNSLKDFLCLGENFIDEVINIKNIENKLLKCDFEVYKYLFNKRNIKDEVLDVAFEKDIRIQNYIKYKNLIKIDISDILNLPEEKRKEYISLKKAESMITLQKIGGQDHV, encoded by the coding sequence ATGGGGTTTTTAAATTATGAAATAGTTAAAACCTTTTCAAGTATATTTGAGCTATTAAATATTAATGGTTATCTTGTTGGAGGAGCAGTAAGGGATATTTTGATGGGATTTGAGCCTATAGATTTTGATTTTCTCAGTGAGTTAGATGAAAATGAGCATTATGAAACTACTATAAAAATTGCTGAGATATTAAAATGCGATTTTAAATATAACAGTTTCTTTCATACAGCAAAGTTTTTTTATAAAGGCTTTGATGTTGACTTTGTAATGGCAAGGTCGGAGAAGTATTTAGATACATCCTCAAAGCCTATAATAAAATCAGCAGGAATTATAGAGGATTTAAAAAGAAGAGATTTTACAATAAATTCAATTGCAGTTAGTTTAAAGGATGAGAAATTTGAAATTATTGATCCTTTTAATGGAATTGAGGATATTAAAAATAAAAAATTAAAGATACTTCATAAAAAAAGTTTTAAAGATGATCCGACAAGAATATTTAGAGGTATAAAATATGCATCAAGATTTGAATTTGACTTTGAAGATAAAACTAAAAAAAGTTTAGAAGAGGCTTTGTATAGAGGTTATCTATTAAAACTTCCTAGAAGTAGAATAAGATTAGAGATGGAGAGCCTTTTTAATGAAAAAAATGTTCTTTTATCATGTGCCTTTTTAAAACGATACAAAATATTAGAATCTATTATAAAATCAAATATATATATATTCACAGATTATGATAAAATAAAGTTTAGTAGACTAAGTTTTAAGGATAAGTTAATCCTTATTTTTTATAAAAACGAAGAAGAAGTACTTAATAGTTTAAAGGATTTTTTATGCTTAGGTGAGAACTTTATAGATGAAGTAATAAATATTAAAAATATAGAAAATAAACTTTTAAAGTGTGACTTTGAAGTGTATAAATATCTTTTTAACAAAAGGAATATAAAAGATGAGGTTCTTGATGTTGCATTTGAAAAAGATATTAGAATCCAAAACTATATAAAATATAAAAATTTAATAAAAATTGATATAAGTGATATTTTGAATTTACCAGAAGAAAAAAGAAAAGAATATATATCATTAAAGAAAGCAGAATCAATGATAACTTTACAAAAAATTGGAGGACAAGACCATGTTTAA
- a CDS encoding vWA domain-containing protein: protein MKKRIFSILIAVILIMMQGINIVANASIILDTEAYCIVQSNTIYKDKEINVIYRYYINGNAKDFDDKVPISFSYAVPDQFNYSSSNLPNASFNSQVLTASGLSKETKKYIEYNIVLKSKQIIDVKSLNDLGKITVTYKNNQGNGNLKTVETTVKILVQDSNSCSYTDTTNLQFTAQKNKTEIYTDEKLEVAFMIEPQGQVSIERKPVSIILIMDTSGSMSSNSKMDKSKEAAKKLMDSIYNNRISNDKVGLVDFDTYVNNNSGSRYVYDLYGNYWSTWSTKYKNMSICSSLKNIDNSTLYDYKNKIDSMYAISDGVIGGTNLQAALLLSKGYFNNDNNEKHIIVLTDGNPTFYMLSDGSIKGLGSNYDGNAAQKAINVLNDLNAIGVKTHFIGLKTKDGDINDDFINAAVSAGGGLKFVTNNPDEVDSIMQSIYNVINKSIVYSNINFEYDIPEGIEVDQESLPNGFKVENGKVIGQINDFEFKNNQSPPQPYNFKIYFKPKKTGSIDLGEAQIKYTKNSVLGNSEGTRQVELGSVKVSLGDYYNYINFNEMQINKKIVPDKTTFSTTLTSNKNDLNNLSDDVKVELIIGTDNDNINITCKTGNLLFDKNSSSKTCIYQATIVDSSKEQNVNIIVKAIKIKLNGKEYIIDSKEEITKYFNNKEPIQRLKIKKFSLR, encoded by the coding sequence GTGAAAAAAAGAATTTTTTCAATCCTTATTGCGGTTATTTTAATTATGATGCAGGGGATTAACATAGTTGCAAATGCTAGTATTATTTTAGATACTGAAGCCTATTGTATTGTTCAAAGCAATACCATTTACAAGGATAAAGAAATTAATGTAATATACAGATACTATATAAACGGTAATGCTAAGGATTTTGATGATAAGGTTCCAATTAGTTTTAGCTATGCTGTTCCAGATCAGTTCAATTACAGTTCATCCAATTTGCCCAATGCAAGCTTTAATTCTCAAGTACTGACTGCTTCAGGATTGTCAAAGGAAACAAAAAAGTATATAGAATATAATATTGTTTTAAAATCAAAGCAAATCATTGATGTTAAAAGTTTAAACGATTTAGGGAAGATCACTGTTACTTATAAGAATAATCAAGGAAACGGCAATTTAAAAACTGTAGAAACAACAGTTAAAATACTTGTGCAGGATTCTAACAGCTGTTCTTATACTGATACAACTAATTTGCAATTTACAGCCCAAAAAAATAAAACTGAGATTTATACAGATGAAAAATTAGAAGTAGCATTTATGATAGAACCACAAGGACAAGTTAGTATTGAAAGGAAACCTGTTTCAATAATACTTATAATGGATACATCAGGTTCGATGAGTAGCAATAGTAAAATGGATAAGTCAAAGGAAGCAGCAAAGAAATTAATGGATTCTATATATAATAATAGAATAAGCAATGATAAGGTTGGTTTGGTTGACTTTGATACATATGTAAACAATAACAGCGGCAGCAGATATGTATATGATTTATATGGTAATTATTGGAGTACTTGGAGTACAAAGTATAAAAATATGAGCATTTGTAGCAGTTTAAAAAATATAGATAACAGTACATTATATGATTATAAAAATAAAATTGACAGCATGTATGCTATAAGTGATGGAGTAATTGGAGGAACGAACTTACAAGCAGCTCTGCTTCTTTCAAAGGGATATTTTAATAATGACAATAATGAAAAACATATCATAGTGTTAACTGATGGCAATCCTACATTTTATATGCTGTCCGATGGGAGTATAAAAGGCCTTGGTAGTAATTATGATGGAAATGCTGCTCAAAAAGCAATTAATGTTCTTAATGATTTAAATGCGATAGGAGTAAAGACTCACTTTATAGGTTTAAAAACAAAGGATGGCGATATCAATGATGACTTTATAAATGCAGCAGTAAGTGCAGGTGGAGGTTTAAAATTTGTAACTAATAACCCTGATGAAGTTGATTCCATTATGCAGAGTATATATAATGTTATAAATAAATCAATTGTATATAGCAATATCAATTTTGAGTATGATATTCCTGAAGGGATAGAAGTAGATCAGGAAAGTCTGCCAAATGGATTTAAAGTTGAAAATGGCAAAGTTATTGGACAAATCAATGATTTCGAATTTAAAAACAATCAATCTCCGCCTCAGCCCTATAATTTTAAAATCTATTTTAAACCTAAAAAAACTGGGAGTATAGATTTAGGAGAGGCACAGATAAAGTATACCAAAAATAGTGTATTAGGAAATTCAGAGGGTACTAGGCAGGTGGAATTAGGAAGTGTAAAGGTTAGCTTGGGAGATTACTATAATTACATTAATTTTAACGAAATGCAGATAAATAAAAAAATAGTACCTGATAAAACGACATTTTCTACTACTTTAACAAGTAATAAGAATGATTTAAATAATCTATCAGATGATGTAAAAGTTGAATTAATAATAGGGACTGATAATGATAATATAAATATTACATGTAAAACAGGGAATCTCTTGTTTGATAAAAATTCATCTTCTAAAACATGTATCTATCAGGCGACTATTGTCGATTCATCGAAGGAACAAAACGTTAATATAATAGTAAAAGCAATTAAAATAAAATTGAATGGAAAAGAATATATTATAGATAGTAAAGAGGAAATTACTAAATATTTTAATAATAAAGAACCTATACAGAGATTGAAGATTAAAAAATTTTCATTGAGATAA
- a CDS encoding pilus assembly PilX N-terminal domain-containing protein, translating into MKKKKGSAMIFVILIIVVLFTLSVGLMEITLSSLRQSANYKNKNEAFYYTDAATNIIINYINAVGNAAKSAVNEYCFTPSGEPNLDDERIKAAYNTDNFEDEMKIIFHDYYVDKLNKYLKNEITLPIKVGAMELPMDLKWEDVKEKINEDIGKMESEDLNITYQFYSDSDNSLFQSIKDHSRLFYENDKGLVDSLIVKASLNSKKVERMLFTNFTFTPFKDISENININLEKKGYNPLLDYCILAGKNLFVINGESTSTINGDVYVRGSGNKLNENAAYYKYGGIIVGINKDTAKGLNESSVNKSNFNMSDNIRGNVVINGTAIVGGIEEKEGVTNGEDKDKYYLNSGYIRTASSNSKVTVNGDVYCNSVVTDEEAVNSSMNFNKNVFIADNVSLYAKDENNDNSIYIKKDLISFEQSDDDSNFNSSSSIVINDDSAKLKIDGKVYLFGTAFIEELKNSDNNIFKTFETTAINPNFNMYTYKIDGYNYRDYYLDTNNKEDEFSKISMFDVWDTLNKIGNRAAVINNAKNYVSTYLNNHIVSPDIFDFEMNKSQIELNDVERSYYPFLFIANNNQYLNPNYSLEDEAKYTADTKKTEIIRKIKFEDKGLNSQVYGYGDERFNFLKYYLDFDCLNGDIQIINVKKKIYIRLSNNDIDINLNREMIDGVDYDLSDYKVLIASSKNVTIDTDKDTRIYGNIISLGDIILKGKNLTFEWNKEISKEIMNYFDFYNSDDCMRLYQFFSKGIILEDLYIKEIYTGYPKTTDILINTRRQIIKK; encoded by the coding sequence GTGAAAAAGAAAAAAGGCTCAGCTATGATTTTTGTAATATTAATTATTGTTGTACTATTTACTTTAAGTGTGGGCTTAATGGAAATTACATTATCATCTTTAAGACAGAGTGCAAATTATAAAAATAAAAATGAAGCCTTTTATTATACCGATGCAGCAACTAATATAATAATAAATTATATAAATGCTGTAGGAAATGCTGCTAAAAGTGCAGTAAACGAATATTGCTTTACTCCATCAGGAGAGCCTAATTTAGATGATGAAAGAATAAAAGCAGCATATAACACAGATAATTTTGAAGATGAGATGAAAATAATTTTTCATGATTATTATGTAGATAAATTAAATAAGTATTTAAAAAATGAAATTACATTGCCGATTAAAGTAGGGGCGATGGAACTACCCATGGATTTAAAGTGGGAAGATGTTAAAGAGAAGATAAATGAAGATATTGGAAAAATGGAATCGGAAGATTTAAATATAACCTATCAATTTTATTCTGATTCAGATAATAGTTTGTTTCAAAGCATAAAAGACCATAGCAGATTATTTTATGAAAATGACAAAGGATTAGTAGATTCTTTAATAGTTAAAGCATCATTAAATAGTAAAAAGGTTGAGAGGATGCTGTTTACAAATTTCACATTTACACCTTTTAAAGATATTTCTGAGAATATTAATATAAATCTTGAAAAGAAAGGATATAACCCTTTGCTGGACTATTGTATATTGGCAGGGAAAAATCTTTTTGTAATAAACGGAGAAAGTACCTCTACTATAAATGGTGATGTATATGTAAGAGGCTCAGGGAATAAATTAAACGAGAATGCTGCTTATTATAAATATGGAGGAATTATTGTGGGTATTAATAAGGACACTGCAAAAGGGTTAAATGAATCCTCAGTTAACAAGTCAAACTTTAATATGAGTGATAATATAAGGGGAAATGTTGTAATTAACGGAACAGCGATAGTTGGAGGCATTGAAGAAAAAGAAGGTGTTACAAATGGAGAGGATAAAGATAAATATTATTTAAACAGTGGTTATATAAGGACAGCATCATCAAATTCAAAGGTTACAGTTAACGGAGATGTATATTGCAATTCGGTTGTTACTGATGAAGAAGCCGTAAATTCTTCAATGAACTTTAATAAGAATGTTTTTATAGCTGATAATGTTTCTTTATATGCTAAAGATGAAAATAATGATAATAGTATATATATTAAAAAGGATTTGATTTCCTTTGAGCAATCGGATGATGATTCGAATTTTAACAGTTCTTCTTCAATTGTTATAAATGATGACTCTGCAAAGCTTAAAATAGATGGAAAGGTTTATTTGTTTGGTACGGCTTTTATAGAGGAATTAAAAAATTCTGATAATAATATTTTTAAAACCTTTGAAACTACGGCTATTAATCCAAATTTCAATATGTATACATACAAAATAGATGGATACAATTATCGAGATTACTATTTGGATACAAATAATAAAGAAGATGAATTTTCAAAGATAAGTATGTTTGATGTATGGGATACACTAAACAAGATTGGAAACAGAGCTGCAGTTATAAATAATGCAAAGAATTATGTTAGTACATATTTAAATAACCATATAGTTAGTCCAGATATATTTGACTTTGAAATGAATAAATCTCAAATTGAATTAAACGATGTTGAAAGAAGCTACTATCCATTTTTATTTATTGCTAACAATAACCAGTATCTAAATCCCAACTATTCATTAGAGGATGAGGCTAAATATACAGCGGATACTAAAAAAACTGAAATTATTAGAAAGATAAAGTTCGAAGATAAAGGATTAAATTCTCAAGTTTATGGATACGGAGATGAAAGATTTAACTTTTTAAAGTATTATTTAGATTTTGATTGCTTAAATGGGGATATTCAGATTATCAATGTAAAGAAAAAAATTTATATAAGGCTTTCTAATAATGATATAGATATTAACCTAAATAGAGAAATGATTGACGGGGTAGATTATGACCTTAGTGACTATAAAGTTTTAATAGCAAGTTCAAAAAATGTAACAATAGATACTGATAAAGACACAAGAATCTATGGCAATATAATAAGCTTAGGAGATATAATTTTAAAAGGAAAAAATTTAACTTTTGAGTGGAATAAAGAAATTTCTAAAGAAATAATGAACTATTTTGATTTTTATAATAGTGATGACTGTATGAGGTTATATCAATTCTTTTCAAAAGGTATTATACTTGAAGATCTATATATTAAAGAAATATATACTGGGTATCCAAAGACTACTGACATATTAATTAATACAAGAAGACAAATAATTAAAAAATAG
- a CDS encoding prepilin-type N-terminal cleavage/methylation domain-containing protein yields MKNKYKKGYTLVEVLVAVAVFGMLILPISKIIESNINVNKSSREELELASVLSYAYEAFLENNSLKESSYPNDNRYTIHYNVEEINNEISSKDIDLILDENNIKINSIYSIPVGQNMDFKIRITYNNNKANYDITYNSISSGEINIPIENPNFIIYANMMKKDEDKSLNILIDGVYENEIYSNKTIKLYKKIKEGEYNFNIVSIYPNLIEKTVDEKKFINKKVIITIKKDGKKLKESIYTFSVND; encoded by the coding sequence ATGAAAAATAAATATAAAAAGGGATATACTTTAGTGGAAGTTTTAGTCGCTGTAGCTGTTTTTGGAATGCTTATCCTTCCTATTTCAAAGATTATTGAATCTAATATAAATGTAAATAAGTCATCAAGGGAAGAATTAGAGTTAGCTTCAGTTTTAAGCTATGCTTATGAAGCTTTTTTAGAGAATAATAGTTTAAAAGAAAGTTCCTATCCCAACGATAACAGGTATACTATTCATTATAATGTTGAGGAAATAAATAATGAAATTTCATCTAAAGATATAGATTTAATATTAGATGAAAACAATATAAAGATTAATTCAATATATTCAATACCTGTTGGCCAAAACATGGATTTTAAGATAAGGATAACCTATAATAATAATAAAGCAAATTATGATATTACATATAATTCCATATCTTCTGGAGAAATAAACATACCCATAGAAAATCCAAATTTTATAATATATGCCAATATGATGAAAAAAGATGAAGATAAAAGTTTAAATATTCTTATTGATGGTGTCTATGAAAATGAAATTTACAGCAATAAAACAATTAAATTGTATAAAAAGATTAAAGAAGGAGAATACAATTTTAATATTGTTTCTATTTATCCTAATTTAATTGAAAAAACAGTAGATGAAAAAAAGTTTATTAATAAAAAAGTTATTATTACAATAAAAAAGGATGGAAAAAAGTTAAAGGAGAGCATTTATACTTTTAGTGTTAATGATTAA
- a CDS encoding PilN domain-containing protein, whose product MFDNLMINKDINLFEAYNRQIKKEKNDNKKIYYVIFIEIILFIVLTALSLYRIYYLKIQNLKLTERINKLIPIEQQVKEYTAIKNLFDSKKLIVDEISKQNEMLNEVITTLEDITPTEINLENMIINKDKLSFVIKSNKEENIAQFINNMQNADIFSNVVFNGISKQGNEKRTSITADIVRK is encoded by the coding sequence ATGTTTGATAATCTGATGATAAATAAAGATATAAATCTATTTGAGGCATATAACAGGCAAATTAAGAAAGAAAAGAATGATAATAAAAAAATATATTATGTTATTTTTATAGAAATAATCCTATTTATTGTTTTGACAGCGTTATCGCTTTATAGAATTTACTATTTAAAAATTCAAAACTTAAAGCTTACAGAGAGAATAAATAAGCTTATTCCAATAGAGCAGCAGGTTAAGGAATATACTGCAATAAAAAATTTATTTGATAGCAAAAAACTAATTGTAGATGAAATATCGAAACAAAATGAAATGTTAAATGAAGTTATAACAACTTTAGAAGACATAACTCCAACAGAAATTAATTTAGAAAATATGATAATAAATAAGGACAAGCTATCTTTTGTAATTAAATCAAACAAAGAAGAGAATATAGCTCAATTCATAAATAACATGCAAAATGCGGATATTTTCAGCAATGTAGTATTTAATGGTATTTCAAAACAAGGAAATGAAAAGAGAACTTCAATAACTGCTGACATAGTAAGGAAGTGA